One uncultured Hyphomonas sp. genomic region harbors:
- a CDS encoding DnaJ C-terminal domain-containing protein: MIYQKDPTHLAIDPYIVLGVPRSATEAEIKKAYRAKAKALHPDQHKDDPKKAEEFKRVSAAYEILGDKEKKAKFDRGEIDGDGNPTGFAGGGHAGAHPGGGGFRWQSTSGKSPFEGAQGDPFEDILSGMFGGGRSRRGGPGPQKGRDVRYRVQVEFEDAVLGARRRMTMADGRALDVNIPAGIDSGQTLRLKSQGQQSPYGGPPGDALLEIEVRPSKIWERDGKDLRMKLPIGLKEAVLGGSVEVKTPSGHVTLKVPAGSNTGAQLRLKGKGVKTSPPGDLYVRLEIVLENPKDEGLRKWAEKS, encoded by the coding sequence ATGATTTACCAGAAGGATCCGACTCACTTGGCCATCGACCCCTATATCGTGCTCGGCGTTCCGCGCTCGGCGACGGAGGCCGAGATCAAGAAGGCTTACCGGGCAAAGGCGAAAGCCCTGCATCCGGACCAGCACAAGGATGATCCGAAGAAGGCAGAAGAGTTCAAGCGTGTCTCGGCGGCCTACGAAATCCTTGGCGACAAGGAAAAGAAGGCCAAATTCGACCGCGGCGAGATCGACGGCGACGGAAACCCGACCGGATTTGCCGGCGGGGGGCATGCCGGCGCCCATCCCGGTGGCGGCGGGTTCCGCTGGCAAAGCACGTCCGGCAAAAGCCCGTTCGAAGGCGCACAGGGCGACCCGTTTGAAGACATTCTCTCCGGCATGTTCGGCGGTGGCCGGTCCCGCCGGGGCGGACCGGGGCCGCAAAAGGGCCGCGATGTCCGCTACCGCGTGCAGGTCGAATTCGAGGATGCCGTGCTTGGCGCGCGCCGCCGCATGACCATGGCCGACGGCCGGGCGCTCGACGTCAATATTCCCGCAGGTATCGATTCCGGACAGACACTGCGTCTGAAAAGCCAGGGCCAGCAATCGCCTTATGGCGGCCCGCCCGGCGACGCGCTGCTCGAAATCGAGGTGCGTCCATCGAAGATCTGGGAGCGGGACGGCAAGGATCTGCGCATGAAACTGCCCATCGGCCTGAAAGAGGCGGTGCTGGGCGGCAGCGTGGAAGTGAAGACGCCGTCCGGCCATGTGACGCTGAAAGTGCCCGCAGGGTCCAATACCGGCGCGCAATTGCGCCTGAAGGGCAAGGGCGTGAAGACCTCGCCGCCGGGAGACCTTTATGTCCGGCTGGAAATCGTCCTGGAAAACCCCAAGGATGAAGGCCTGCGCAAATGGGCGGAGAAGTCCTGA
- a CDS encoding glycoside hydrolase/phage tail family protein — MAQIVLSQAGAALGRQLLPQGLKFLGTQVAGAAIGRAAGALAGSLIDARLAPPVDGPRVKTLPVMESREGVGIPSVYGRMRVAGQVIWASRFREHRTTQSSGSKGGPRVTTYDYTVSLAVALGEGPVLAVQRAWANGEAFDLSQVTHRLYRGDETQDADPLIEMIEGAAPAYRGTAYIVFEDLPLDDFGNRIPQLSFEIIRVPPGGDTPGLEASVPGVNIIPASGEFVYATQIVREHLRRGQERALNANSGEARADFLVSLDQLEADLPRVNRAALTVGWFGTDVAAGSCQIHPGVETRERVTVPQGWRVAGIDRAGAYVVSRDEDDRPNYGGTPSDECVKQAIREMTARGIAVTFSPFLFMDSEGFPWRGRIGVSADGTAAARSEIEAFVNGAAGFRRFILHYANLCAAAGGVEAFLIGSEMVGLTRVRDEAGAFPFVEALVALAAEVKAILPGAKVSYAADWTEYGAYVPPDASGDVLFPLDDLWASPNVDFVGIDWYPPMGDWRSGTDHLDALAGYEGPDDPDYLTFQISGGEAYDWYYASQADRDAQVRTPINDTAHGEHWVFRAKDLASWAGNAHYPRPGGVRAAAPTGWVPGAKPVRLSEIGFGAVDKGGNAPNLFYDPKSTESALPPYSSGSRDDVFQRQALAVTLAHWEASPLVEAAMVWAWDGRPFPAWPLRDDVWGDGANWARGHWLNGRAGLATLGDVVRDICARGGVETVETGALDGVVQGFALDGVYSVRGALEPLKLAFGFEAVERDGAIVFRMEGDGPVHEIDSGRIGEDGLSATRHLLDKAPGRLRLQFVDGAESFGPALAEARRAGGDMRLVADASLPLLLSSIEAEEIAGRLLAQATQAETAEITLPLSGLAVEPGDAVQLDGGALWRVDQVVDRGAERVLSLREDPPEANRVRAVGTGGVPAPAPVFGGVDLILADGPRLAGETSGLRVAAWADPWPGEVTILAGPDAGTMTERARLTRPAVTGTLTEAVDAGPVGRWDRGNMLLVETSGGFASLPWAQVLSGGNMLLLETGEGWELIQFETADLVGPDQWALSGLLRGQRGSVSAAAEAGARVLLLDGADALAAVSPDEIGVALDWRGPQDEPVPVSFADEGGRPWPVCHLRTLDRQLSWVRRGADLPESWALPEGDNVGKFAVEFDTGSGFTGETRLETPSAAIPAGAVTARVAEIGADGRTGPWVSIPLGTP; from the coding sequence ATGGCGCAGATCGTATTGTCTCAGGCGGGCGCGGCGCTGGGGCGGCAATTGTTGCCGCAGGGATTGAAATTCCTTGGAACGCAGGTAGCGGGCGCTGCGATCGGCCGGGCGGCGGGGGCATTGGCGGGCAGTCTGATTGATGCGCGGCTGGCCCCGCCGGTGGACGGGCCGCGTGTGAAGACGCTGCCGGTGATGGAATCGCGCGAAGGCGTTGGCATTCCCTCGGTCTATGGGCGCATGCGGGTGGCCGGGCAGGTGATCTGGGCCTCAAGGTTTCGGGAGCATCGCACGACGCAGTCCAGCGGCAGCAAGGGCGGCCCCCGCGTGACGACCTATGATTATACGGTGAGCCTCGCGGTCGCGCTGGGCGAAGGCCCGGTGCTGGCGGTGCAGCGCGCCTGGGCGAATGGCGAGGCGTTCGACCTGTCGCAGGTGACGCATCGCCTCTATCGCGGGGACGAGACGCAGGACGCCGATCCGCTGATCGAAATGATCGAGGGCGCGGCCCCGGCCTATCGCGGCACGGCCTATATCGTGTTCGAGGATCTGCCGCTGGACGATTTCGGCAACCGCATCCCGCAGCTGAGTTTCGAGATCATCCGTGTGCCGCCGGGGGGTGACACGCCCGGGCTGGAGGCGTCTGTTCCCGGGGTGAACATCATTCCGGCGTCCGGCGAGTTTGTCTATGCAACGCAGATCGTGCGCGAGCACCTGCGCCGGGGGCAGGAGCGGGCGCTGAATGCAAATTCCGGTGAGGCACGGGCGGACTTCCTCGTCTCGTTGGATCAGTTGGAGGCAGACCTGCCACGTGTGAACCGGGCGGCGCTGACGGTCGGCTGGTTCGGCACGGATGTGGCGGCGGGGAGCTGTCAGATCCATCCGGGCGTGGAGACACGGGAACGGGTGACGGTGCCTCAGGGCTGGCGCGTTGCGGGCATCGACCGGGCGGGGGCTTATGTCGTCTCGCGCGATGAAGACGACCGGCCGAATTATGGCGGCACGCCGTCGGATGAATGCGTGAAGCAGGCCATTCGGGAGATGACCGCGCGGGGCATCGCGGTAACCTTCTCGCCCTTCCTGTTCATGGACAGCGAAGGCTTTCCCTGGCGCGGACGTATCGGCGTCAGCGCGGATGGGACGGCAGCGGCGCGCAGCGAGATCGAAGCCTTCGTCAACGGGGCGGCGGGCTTCCGGCGGTTCATCCTGCACTATGCCAATTTGTGCGCGGCGGCGGGCGGCGTGGAGGCGTTCCTGATCGGCAGCGAGATGGTGGGGCTGACGCGGGTGCGCGATGAGGCTGGGGCGTTTCCGTTTGTGGAAGCGCTGGTGGCATTGGCCGCAGAGGTGAAGGCGATCCTGCCGGGGGCGAAGGTGTCTTATGCGGCGGACTGGACGGAGTATGGTGCCTATGTGCCGCCTGACGCCAGCGGCGATGTCCTGTTCCCGCTGGACGATTTGTGGGCGAGCCCGAACGTGGATTTCGTCGGGATCGACTGGTATCCGCCCATGGGCGACTGGCGCAGCGGGACGGATCATCTCGACGCGCTGGCCGGGTATGAAGGGCCGGATGATCCGGACTATCTCACCTTCCAGATCAGCGGCGGCGAAGCCTATGACTGGTACTATGCCAGCCAGGCGGACCGGGACGCGCAGGTGCGTACACCGATCAATGACACGGCCCATGGCGAGCATTGGGTGTTCCGCGCGAAGGATCTGGCCAGCTGGGCCGGGAATGCGCACTATCCGCGCCCCGGCGGGGTACGGGCGGCGGCGCCGACGGGCTGGGTGCCGGGCGCGAAGCCTGTGCGTCTGAGTGAGATCGGCTTTGGCGCAGTGGACAAGGGCGGCAATGCGCCGAACCTGTTCTATGATCCGAAGAGCACCGAGAGCGCCCTGCCGCCATACTCCAGCGGATCGCGGGATGATGTGTTCCAGCGTCAGGCGCTGGCGGTGACGCTGGCGCATTGGGAGGCGAGCCCGCTTGTGGAGGCCGCGATGGTGTGGGCGTGGGACGGGCGCCCGTTCCCGGCCTGGCCCCTGCGCGATGATGTCTGGGGCGACGGAGCCAACTGGGCCCGCGGGCACTGGCTGAACGGGCGGGCGGGCCTTGCCACGCTGGGCGATGTGGTGCGGGACATCTGTGCGCGCGGCGGCGTGGAGACCGTGGAGACAGGGGCGCTGGATGGCGTCGTGCAGGGCTTCGCGCTGGACGGCGTCTACAGTGTGCGCGGCGCGCTGGAGCCGCTGAAACTGGCTTTCGGCTTTGAGGCTGTCGAGCGGGACGGCGCGATCGTGTTCCGCATGGAAGGCGATGGGCCGGTCCATGAGATCGACAGTGGGCGGATCGGCGAGGACGGCCTCTCTGCCACCCGCCACCTGCTGGATAAAGCGCCCGGCCGGTTGCGCCTGCAATTTGTCGACGGGGCGGAGAGCTTCGGTCCGGCACTGGCGGAAGCGCGCCGGGCGGGGGGCGACATGCGGCTGGTCGCCGATGCGAGCCTGCCGCTGCTGCTGTCCTCGATTGAGGCGGAGGAGATTGCGGGGCGGCTGCTGGCCCAGGCCACGCAGGCTGAGACGGCGGAGATTACGCTGCCGCTGTCCGGTCTTGCGGTGGAGCCGGGCGATGCGGTGCAGCTGGATGGCGGCGCGCTGTGGCGGGTGGATCAGGTGGTGGACCGGGGCGCAGAACGCGTCCTGTCGCTCAGGGAAGACCCGCCGGAAGCGAACCGGGTTCGCGCGGTCGGGACGGGCGGCGTCCCCGCGCCAGCGCCTGTGTTCGGCGGCGTGGACCTGATCCTTGCCGACGGGCCGCGCCTTGCCGGAGAGACATCCGGCTTGCGTGTCGCTGCCTGGGCCGATCCCTGGCCGGGGGAAGTCACCATTCTGGCCGGGCCGGACGCAGGTACGATGACAGAGCGGGCGAGGCTGACGCGTCCGGCCGTGACGGGGACGCTCACCGAAGCTGTCGACGCGGGGCCGGTCGGCCGGTGGGACCGGGGCAACATGCTCCTTGTGGAAACATCCGGCGGTTTTGCCAGCCTGCCATGGGCGCAGGTGCTGTCAGGCGGCAACATGCTGCTTCTGGAAACGGGCGAAGGCTGGGAACTGATTCAGTTCGAGACGGCAGATCTGGTGGGGCCGGACCAATGGGCCTTGTCGGGTCTCCTGCGCGGGCAGCGGGGCAGTGTCAGTGCGGCCGCTGAGGCCGGGGCGCGAGTTCTGCTGCTGGATGGCGCGGATGCGCTGGCGGCGGTGTCACCGGATGAGATCGGCGTGGCGCTGGACTGGCGCGGGCCGCAGGATGAGCCGGTGCCGGTCTCGTTCGCGGACGAAGGCGGGCGCCCCTGGCCGGTTTGCCATCTTCGCACATTGGACAGGCAGCTCAGCTGGGTGCGCCGCGGTGCAGACCTGCCGGAGAGCTGGGCTCTGCCGGAGGGCGACAATGTCGGCAAGTTCGCCGTCGAATTCGATACGGGCAGCGGTTTTACAGGCGAGACCCGGCTGGAAACGCCGTCGGCTGCCATCCCGGCGGGGGCAGTTACGGCGCGTGTCGCTGAAATCGGCGCAGATGGCCGCACCGGCCCATGGGTTTCAATCCCCCTCGGGACACCTTAA